From Agromyces sp. SYSU T00194, a single genomic window includes:
- a CDS encoding copper resistance CopC family protein, protein MTVRDARRRGVVGALGGAAAALALALLPALPAAAHNYPVAWAPEDGSTVTEQPGTISVTTNDALLDLGNGAIMQVVGPDGRHYGDGCGVVAGSAVELDTDLGDPGEYTVTWQAVSTDGHPISGEFGFTWAPGDGVELGTGSEADFACGAGAGDDGAEASEAADGDGFAVPAEALWIGGAALAVAAAVGATLLLTRRKPDGSGDD, encoded by the coding sequence GTGACCGTGCGGGACGCGCGCCGCCGCGGCGTCGTGGGCGCGCTCGGCGGCGCGGCCGCCGCACTCGCGCTCGCGCTGCTGCCCGCACTCCCGGCCGCGGCGCACAACTACCCGGTCGCCTGGGCGCCCGAGGACGGGTCGACCGTGACCGAGCAGCCCGGCACGATCTCGGTCACGACCAACGATGCGCTGCTCGACCTCGGCAACGGGGCGATCATGCAGGTGGTCGGCCCCGACGGCCGGCACTACGGCGACGGATGCGGCGTGGTGGCGGGCTCGGCCGTCGAGCTCGACACCGACCTCGGCGACCCGGGCGAGTACACCGTCACCTGGCAGGCCGTGTCGACCGACGGGCACCCGATCTCCGGCGAGTTCGGGTTCACCTGGGCGCCCGGCGACGGCGTCGAGCTGGGCACGGGGAGCGAGGCCGACTTCGCCTGCGGCGCCGGCGCGGGCGATGACGGCGCGGAAGCCTCCGAGGCGGCCGACGGCGACGGGTTCGCCGTGCCGGCCGAGGCCCTCTGGATCGGCGGCGCCGCACTCGCGGTCGCGGCGGCGGTCGGGGCGACCCTGCTGCTGACCCGGCGGAAGCCGGACGGCTCCGGCGACGACTGA
- a CDS encoding DEAD/DEAH box helicase has translation MTATLLDRMPTPFDADAAYDGFVDWAADRGLELYPAQDEAVIEIVSGANVILSTPTGTGKSLVAVAAHAASVARGGRSYYTAPIKALVSEKFFQLVDIFGAANVGMVTGDSSVNPDAPIVCCTAEILANLALRRGPEADLDQVVMDEFHFYGDPDRGWAWQVPLITLTDVQFVLMSATLGDVTALADDLTRRTGRDTARVTGVERPVPLSFSYAVTPAHETVEELLETKQAPVYIVHFSQAAAMERAQALSSIRVVTREQRDEIAREIGEFRFTTGFGKTLSRLVRAGIGVHHAGMLPRYRRLVEQLAQRGLLRVICGTDTLGVGINVPIRTVLLTALTKYDGQRMRQLTAREFHQIAGRAGRAGYDTAGTVVALAPEHEIENAVAVRKAGDDAKKLRKVVRKKAPQGFVNWTERSFERLIDAEPEPLTSHLQLTAAMLINVIARGGDVFANARALVFDNHEPLARKRELARRALGVFRTLVAAGVVEVDRADPATPVIRLTVDLQPNFALNQPLSPFALAAIELLDPDDTSGGASVGTGHYALDVVSVIESTLDDPRPILSQQQFRARGEAVAAMKADGVEYDDRMEALEQVTWPKPLDELLAQAYETFASSQPWVRDFELSPKSVVRDMFERSMSFGEYVSFYQLQRSEGLVLRYLSDAYRAVRQTVPEEAKTEELLDLIEWLGELVRQVDSSLVDEWERLAHPLEDGPEPAEVVPPAPPSVVSNRRAFLVLVRNELFRRVQLAALERDEELAELDPEVGWPEVLDAYYAEHDAIGTDGAARAPRLLSIDEDADAGVWRVEQVIADPAGDHDWRIRGEVDLAASAEQGAAVVRVSWAGRL, from the coding sequence ATGACCGCCACGCTGCTCGACCGCATGCCGACGCCGTTCGACGCCGACGCGGCCTACGACGGGTTCGTCGACTGGGCCGCCGACCGCGGCCTCGAGCTCTACCCGGCGCAGGACGAGGCCGTCATCGAGATCGTCTCCGGCGCGAACGTCATCCTGTCCACGCCCACCGGCACGGGCAAGTCGCTCGTGGCCGTGGCCGCCCACGCGGCATCCGTCGCCCGAGGCGGGCGCAGCTACTACACCGCGCCGATCAAGGCGCTCGTGAGCGAGAAGTTCTTCCAGCTCGTCGACATCTTCGGCGCGGCGAACGTCGGCATGGTCACCGGCGACTCGTCGGTGAACCCCGACGCCCCGATCGTCTGCTGCACCGCGGAGATCCTCGCGAACCTCGCGCTGCGTCGCGGCCCCGAGGCCGACCTCGACCAGGTCGTCATGGACGAGTTCCACTTCTACGGCGACCCCGATCGCGGCTGGGCCTGGCAGGTGCCGCTCATCACCCTGACCGACGTGCAGTTCGTGCTCATGTCGGCGACGCTCGGCGACGTGACGGCGCTCGCCGACGACCTGACCCGCCGCACCGGGCGCGACACGGCCCGGGTCACCGGCGTCGAGCGGCCCGTGCCGCTGTCGTTCTCGTACGCGGTCACCCCCGCCCACGAGACGGTCGAGGAGCTGCTCGAGACGAAGCAGGCGCCGGTCTACATCGTGCACTTCTCGCAGGCGGCGGCCATGGAGCGGGCGCAGGCGCTGTCGTCGATCCGGGTCGTGACCCGCGAGCAGCGCGACGAGATCGCGCGCGAGATCGGCGAGTTCCGCTTCACCACGGGGTTCGGCAAGACGCTCTCGCGCCTCGTGCGCGCGGGCATCGGGGTGCACCACGCGGGCATGCTGCCGCGCTACCGGCGCCTCGTCGAGCAGCTCGCGCAGCGCGGGCTGCTGCGGGTCATCTGCGGCACCGACACGCTCGGGGTCGGCATCAACGTGCCGATCCGCACCGTGCTGCTCACGGCGCTCACCAAGTACGACGGGCAGCGGATGCGGCAGCTCACCGCCCGCGAGTTCCACCAGATCGCGGGGCGCGCGGGGCGCGCCGGCTACGACACGGCGGGCACCGTGGTCGCGCTCGCCCCCGAGCACGAGATCGAGAACGCGGTCGCCGTGCGCAAGGCGGGCGACGACGCGAAGAAGCTCCGCAAGGTCGTGCGCAAGAAGGCGCCGCAGGGGTTCGTGAACTGGACCGAGCGGTCGTTCGAGCGGCTCATCGACGCCGAGCCCGAGCCGCTCACCTCGCACCTGCAGCTCACCGCGGCGATGCTCATCAACGTGATCGCGCGTGGCGGCGACGTGTTCGCGAACGCCCGCGCGCTCGTGTTCGACAACCACGAGCCGCTCGCGCGCAAGCGCGAGCTCGCCCGCCGCGCCCTGGGCGTCTTCCGCACCCTCGTCGCCGCGGGCGTGGTCGAGGTCGACCGGGCCGATCCCGCGACGCCGGTCATCCGCCTCACCGTCGACCTGCAGCCGAACTTCGCGCTGAACCAGCCGCTGTCGCCGTTCGCGCTCGCTGCGATCGAGCTGCTCGACCCGGACGACACGTCCGGCGGGGCATCCGTCGGCACCGGCCACTACGCGCTCGACGTGGTGAGCGTGATCGAGTCGACGCTCGACGACCCGCGCCCGATCCTGTCGCAGCAGCAGTTCCGCGCCCGCGGCGAGGCGGTCGCCGCGATGAAGGCCGACGGCGTCGAGTACGACGACCGCATGGAGGCCCTCGAGCAGGTCACCTGGCCGAAGCCGCTCGACGAGCTGCTCGCCCAGGCCTACGAGACGTTCGCGTCGAGCCAGCCGTGGGTGCGCGACTTCGAGCTCAGCCCCAAGTCGGTCGTGCGCGACATGTTCGAGCGCAGCATGTCGTTCGGCGAGTACGTGTCGTTCTACCAGCTGCAGCGCAGCGAGGGCCTCGTGCTGCGGTACCTGAGCGACGCCTACCGTGCCGTGCGCCAGACGGTGCCCGAGGAGGCGAAGACCGAGGAGCTGCTCGACCTCATCGAGTGGCTCGGTGAGCTGGTGCGCCAGGTCGACTCGAGCCTGGTCGACGAGTGGGAGCGGCTCGCGCACCCGCTCGAGGACGGCCCGGAGCCTGCCGAGGTCGTGCCCCCGGCACCGCCCAGCGTGGTGTCGAACCGCCGCGCCTTCCTGGTGCTCGTGCGCAACGAGCTGTTCCGGCGCGTGCAGCTCGCCGCGCTCGAGCGCGACGAGGAGCTCGCCGAGCTCGATCCCGAGGTGGGCTGGCCCGAGGTGCTCGATGCGTACTACGCCGAGCACGACGCGATCGGCACCGATGGCGCGGCTCGCGCGCCGCGCCTGCTGTCGATCGACGAGGACGCGGATGCGGGCGTCTGGCGCGTCGAGCAGGTCATCGCAGACCCGGCCGGCGACCACGACTGGCGCATCCGCGGCGAGGTCGACCTCGCCGCGAGCGCCGAGCAGGGCGCCGCGGTCGTGCGGGTGTCCTGGGCCGGGCGGCTCTAG
- a CDS encoding EamA family transporter, with protein MLTVVIGLAGALVYGAADFLGGLAARRVSALLATAVAASSGLVALLVAYPFVGGEWHREDVLLGALSGVAGAIALTLLYACLAVGPMSILSPLTAVVSAIVPMAWGLAAGEALASIGYVALGLALVAVVLVGFVPEQGAVRPSVRGIAMAIGAGTAIGAFLIIIDGTSDASGIVPLVLNRSVSVAVMTTALAVLVLVARSRSRAWSRRAADAAGARASDDEPIAAEAAHAAGAAGVAVHAAAREDDAGPRDAAGAAPRTFTLRTPGMARGIRFALACGVVDVAANVLLLVGLRIGDLTVVSVLTAMYPAGTILLAAIVLRERIAPVQWVGLALAITAAAMLAAA; from the coding sequence ATGCTCACGGTCGTGATCGGGCTCGCCGGCGCCCTCGTGTACGGCGCGGCCGACTTCCTCGGCGGGCTCGCCGCCCGACGGGTCAGCGCCCTGCTCGCCACGGCGGTCGCGGCCTCCTCCGGGCTCGTCGCCCTCCTGGTCGCGTACCCGTTCGTCGGCGGCGAGTGGCACCGCGAGGACGTGCTGCTCGGCGCCCTGTCGGGCGTCGCCGGCGCGATCGCCCTCACCCTCCTGTACGCCTGCCTGGCCGTCGGGCCGATGAGCATCCTCTCCCCGCTCACCGCCGTGGTCTCGGCCATCGTGCCGATGGCGTGGGGACTCGCGGCCGGCGAGGCCCTCGCGTCGATCGGCTACGTGGCGCTGGGGCTCGCGCTCGTCGCCGTCGTCCTGGTCGGGTTCGTCCCCGAGCAGGGTGCCGTGCGACCGAGCGTGCGCGGCATCGCGATGGCGATCGGCGCCGGCACGGCGATCGGGGCGTTCCTGATCATCATCGACGGCACGAGCGACGCCAGCGGCATCGTGCCCCTGGTGCTGAACCGCTCCGTCAGCGTGGCCGTGATGACCACCGCGCTGGCCGTACTCGTGCTCGTGGCCCGGAGCCGCTCCCGCGCGTGGTCGAGGCGGGCGGCGGATGCGGCGGGGGCACGCGCGTCCGACGACGAGCCGATCGCGGCGGAGGCGGCGCACGCGGCCGGAGCGGCGGGCGTCGCGGTGCACGCGGCGGCGCGCGAGGACGACGCCGGGCCGCGGGACGCGGCGGGTGCCGCACCGCGGACGTTCACGCTGCGCACGCCCGGCATGGCCCGTGGCATCCGCTTCGCCCTCGCCTGCGGGGTCGTCGACGTCGCCGCGAACGTGCTGCTGCTCGTAGGGCTCCGCATCGGCGACCTCACGGTCGTGAGCGTGCTGACCGCGATGTACCCGGCCGGAACGATCCTGCTGGCGGCGATCGTGCTGCGCGAGCGCATCGCGCCGGTGCAGTGGGTCGGGCTCGCGCTCGCGATCACGGCGGCCGCGATGCTCGCCGCGGCGTAG
- a CDS encoding DUF7144 family membrane protein, with product MATRPGGVTFVAILTWIGGFFDILGGALVLLFGAGQAAEGARVSLTTIAIVSIIVGVVAIAVAAGLLRGNSAARIIVTIVEVLSIAGSVWVIVVTPSAIAEYFSIAFGLLIIALLFSRRANAFFRG from the coding sequence GTGGCCACACGACCGGGCGGCGTCACCTTCGTCGCGATCCTGACCTGGATCGGCGGCTTCTTCGACATCCTCGGCGGCGCGCTGGTGCTGTTGTTCGGCGCAGGCCAGGCAGCCGAGGGGGCGCGGGTGTCGCTCACGACGATCGCGATCGTCTCGATCATCGTCGGCGTCGTGGCGATCGCCGTGGCGGCCGGGCTGCTGCGCGGCAACTCCGCCGCACGCATCATCGTCACGATTGTCGAGGTGCTCTCGATCGCCGGCTCCGTCTGGGTCATCGTCGTCACTCCCAGCGCCATCGCCGAGTACTTCAGCATCGCCTTCGGGCTGCTCATCATCGCCCTCCTCTTCTCCCGGCGCGCGAACG
- a CDS encoding YcnI family copper-binding membrane protein — protein sequence MTLRTTLRTTTLAAAALGGGTLLALAAPLAASAHVSVTPSGTAAGSYSVMTFAVGHGCEGSPTTSLTIEIPEGVDAVKPTVSATWDVETVTEPVGGEDAERVAQVVYTAVEPLPDAYRDTVSMQVLIPEDAAGTDLVFPVVQECTEGENLWTEVTEAGGEEPENAAPFFTVTESTGDAHSHGTAESDEDEHADDDHAEASEASDAAESDVLARVLGIGGLVVGAVGIVLAVTARRGAAKR from the coding sequence ATGACCCTCCGCACCACCCTCCGCACCACCACCCTCGCCGCGGCCGCACTCGGCGGCGGCACCCTCCTCGCGCTCGCGGCCCCGCTGGCCGCCAGCGCCCACGTCTCGGTCACCCCGAGCGGCACGGCCGCCGGGTCGTACTCCGTGATGACCTTCGCCGTCGGCCACGGCTGCGAGGGCTCCCCGACCACCTCGCTCACGATCGAGATCCCCGAGGGCGTCGACGCGGTCAAGCCGACCGTCAGCGCGACCTGGGACGTCGAGACCGTCACCGAGCCGGTCGGCGGCGAGGACGCCGAGCGCGTCGCCCAGGTGGTCTACACGGCGGTCGAGCCGCTGCCCGACGCCTACCGCGACACCGTCTCGATGCAGGTGCTCATCCCCGAGGACGCCGCGGGGACCGACCTCGTGTTCCCGGTCGTGCAGGAGTGCACCGAGGGCGAGAACCTCTGGACCGAGGTGACCGAGGCCGGCGGTGAGGAGCCCGAGAACGCGGCACCCTTCTTCACCGTGACGGAGTCGACCGGCGACGCCCACTCGCACGGCACCGCGGAGTCCGACGAGGACGAGCACGCCGACGACGACCACGCCGAGGCGTCCGAGGCGTCGGATGCCGCGGAGTCCGACGTCCTGGCCCGCGTGCTCGGCATCGGCGGACTCGTCGTCGGTGCGGTGGGCATCGTGCTCGCCGTGACCGCACGGCGCGGGGCAGCGAAGCGGTGA
- the recQ gene encoding DNA helicase RecQ — protein sequence MTWNAASAPDDDWWDPDAVAPPPDPDDVPPPEPEWETVIPGGGGAVSSVPATAVPADAVPADAVPAAAPAAPAPPRFADAREALHAVFGYDEFRGHQAEVIAHVAGGGDAVVLMPTGAGKSLCYQVPALLRPGTGVVVSPLIALMHDQVDALVRNGVRAAYLNSSQSPDERREVERAYRTGELDLLYIAPERLNTEGAKRLLESGSIALFAIDEAHCVSQWGHDFRPDYLALAELAERWPDVPRIALTATATEATHRELTERLSLGDARHFVSSFDRPNIQYRIESKRQVRQQLLEFIRREGRDAEGHPVSGIVYALSRASTEKLAAFLDGNGVRALPYHAGLPAEVRAETQRRFQQEDGVVVVATIAFGMGIDKPDVRFVAHVDLPKSVEGYYQETGRAGRDGEPATAWLAYGLQDVVQQRRMIDESPGDLAHRRRMQQHLDAMLALCETVSCRRQNLLGYFGEQSTPCGNCDTCLAPPESWDGTVPAQKLLSTIVRLERERRQRFGAGHLIDILRGNDTARVRQYGHDRLATYGIGDDLGDQQWRGVVRQLLAQGLIQAQGEYGTLGLTDASGAVLSGERTVSLRTEPDRPVRASRAAAPAAADLEPAQLELFEALRAWRADQARTQGVPAYIVFGDATLRAVAQARPGSIAELDGITGIGAKKREAYGEELLKVVADG from the coding sequence GTGACCTGGAACGCAGCATCGGCGCCCGACGACGACTGGTGGGACCCCGACGCCGTCGCGCCGCCGCCGGACCCCGACGACGTGCCGCCGCCCGAGCCCGAGTGGGAGACCGTGATCCCCGGCGGCGGGGGCGCCGTCTCGTCGGTCCCGGCCACCGCGGTACCGGCCGACGCGGTCCCGGCCGACGCGGTCCCCGCCGCCGCGCCTGCGGCACCCGCCCCGCCCCGCTTCGCCGACGCGCGCGAGGCGTTGCACGCGGTCTTCGGGTACGACGAGTTCCGCGGTCACCAGGCTGAGGTCATCGCCCACGTCGCGGGTGGCGGCGACGCGGTCGTGCTCATGCCGACCGGCGCCGGCAAGAGCCTCTGCTACCAGGTGCCCGCGCTGCTGCGTCCCGGCACGGGCGTGGTGGTCTCGCCGCTCATCGCGCTCATGCACGACCAGGTCGACGCGCTCGTGCGCAACGGCGTGCGCGCCGCCTACCTCAACTCCTCGCAGTCGCCCGACGAACGGCGCGAGGTCGAGCGTGCGTACCGCACCGGCGAGCTCGACCTGCTCTACATCGCCCCGGAGCGCCTGAACACCGAGGGCGCGAAGCGCCTGCTCGAGTCGGGCTCCATCGCGCTGTTCGCCATCGACGAGGCGCACTGCGTCTCGCAGTGGGGCCACGACTTCCGCCCCGACTACCTCGCGCTCGCCGAACTGGCCGAGCGCTGGCCCGACGTGCCGCGCATCGCCCTCACCGCGACCGCGACCGAGGCGACGCACCGCGAGCTCACCGAGCGGCTGTCGCTCGGTGACGCGCGCCACTTCGTGTCGAGCTTCGACCGCCCGAACATCCAGTACCGCATCGAGTCGAAGCGCCAGGTGCGCCAGCAGCTGCTCGAGTTCATCCGACGCGAGGGCCGCGACGCCGAGGGGCACCCGGTCTCGGGCATCGTCTACGCGCTCTCGCGAGCCAGCACCGAGAAGCTCGCCGCGTTCCTCGACGGCAACGGCGTGCGCGCCCTGCCGTACCACGCCGGGCTCCCGGCCGAGGTGCGCGCCGAGACCCAGCGCCGGTTCCAGCAGGAGGACGGCGTCGTGGTCGTCGCCACGATCGCGTTCGGCATGGGCATCGACAAGCCCGACGTGCGCTTCGTCGCCCACGTCGACCTGCCGAAGTCGGTCGAGGGGTACTACCAGGAGACCGGTCGTGCGGGCCGCGACGGGGAGCCGGCGACCGCGTGGCTCGCGTACGGCCTGCAGGACGTCGTGCAGCAGCGCCGCATGATCGACGAGAGCCCGGGCGACCTCGCGCACCGGCGCCGCATGCAGCAGCACCTCGACGCGATGCTCGCGCTCTGTGAGACCGTGAGCTGCCGCCGCCAGAACCTGCTCGGCTACTTCGGCGAGCAGAGCACCCCGTGCGGCAACTGCGACACGTGCCTCGCGCCGCCCGAGTCGTGGGACGGCACCGTCCCCGCGCAGAAGCTGCTCTCGACGATCGTGCGCCTCGAGCGCGAACGGCGGCAGCGCTTCGGGGCCGGGCACCTCATCGACATCCTGCGCGGCAACGACACGGCGCGCGTGCGCCAGTACGGCCACGACCGGCTCGCGACCTACGGCATCGGCGACGACCTCGGCGACCAGCAGTGGCGGGGCGTGGTGCGGCAGCTCCTCGCGCAGGGGCTCATCCAGGCGCAGGGCGAGTACGGCACGCTGGGGCTGACGGATGCCTCGGGGGCGGTGCTCTCCGGTGAGCGCACCGTGTCGCTGCGCACCGAGCCCGATCGGCCGGTGCGGGCCTCCCGCGCCGCAGCGCCCGCGGCGGCCGACCTCGAGCCCGCACAGCTGGAGCTGTTCGAGGCACTGCGGGCGTGGCGCGCCGACCAGGCCCGCACGCAGGGCGTCCCGGCGTACATCGTGTTCGGCGACGCCACGCTCCGCGCGGTGGCGCAGGCTCGTCCGGGCAGCATCGCCGAGCTCGACGGCATCACCGGCATCGGCGCGAAGAAGCGCGAGGCGTACGGCGAGGAGCTGTTGAAGGTCGTCGCGGACGGCTGA
- a CDS encoding bifunctional metallophosphatase/5'-nucleotidase, with protein MQHRTAGAPARTSRRGRRLAAGTVAVAAAAALTLGGAMTAQAAPPAGKQKITEINLMTVNDFHGRLEQSGSTGGAAALAGAVKEFSRGNTNTVFAAAGDMIGASTFTSFIQQDEPTIAALNQMGLDVSAVGNHEFDLGFADLTDRVMPLADWEYLGANIYEKGTDDPALPEYWVQDFKGVSIGFVGAVTDELPSLVSPAGIATIDVGSPVAAANRVADQLSDGVAANGEADIVVMLVHEGAATTSLASAIDPASRFGDIVLNANDNIDAIVSGHTHLAYNHVIDGRPVISSGQYGQKFSNMVIEYDTLSDSIVSMHNTVYDVAVRDAEGDVVGYAYKEDNKVQRIVDDAVAVADELGSVVLGTADANFGRAVAADPATSTSFPENRGGESTLGNFVADVQLWALNVDGTRDVDVTFMNPGGLRADLASGEVTYAEAAGVQPFANTLVSMDLTGAQLKQVLEEQWQPAGASRPFLKLGASADFTYTYDPEGLDGDKITEMWLAGSPVLPGDTYSVGVNSFLASGGDNFSTFAAGTNVSDSGKIDLQSMVDYFAAMGSAAPDLAQRAVGVHVPGGTTVAGGAQVTVELSSLDFTRDETDADVAEVYVGGVLVGSAPIDTAYTPTTDEVGTATVIVDVPGNTGLTTFDIVVPSTGTTSSFTLDVAPL; from the coding sequence ATGCAGCACAGGACGGCCGGCGCACCGGCCCGCACATCACGTCGGGGCCGACGCCTCGCCGCGGGGACGGTGGCCGTCGCGGCCGCCGCCGCGCTCACCCTCGGCGGCGCGATGACCGCCCAGGCCGCACCGCCGGCCGGGAAGCAGAAGATCACCGAGATCAACCTGATGACGGTGAACGACTTCCACGGCCGCCTCGAGCAGTCCGGCTCCACCGGCGGCGCTGCGGCGCTCGCCGGCGCCGTGAAGGAGTTCTCGCGCGGCAACACCAACACGGTGTTCGCCGCCGCGGGCGACATGATCGGCGCCTCGACGTTCACCTCGTTCATCCAGCAGGACGAGCCGACCATCGCCGCCCTCAACCAGATGGGGCTCGACGTCAGCGCGGTCGGCAACCACGAGTTCGACCTCGGCTTCGCCGACCTCACCGACCGCGTGATGCCGCTCGCCGACTGGGAGTACCTGGGCGCGAACATCTACGAGAAGGGCACCGATGACCCGGCGCTCCCCGAGTACTGGGTGCAGGACTTCAAGGGCGTGAGCATCGGCTTCGTCGGCGCGGTCACCGACGAGCTCCCGTCGCTGGTGAGCCCCGCCGGCATCGCGACGATCGACGTGGGGTCGCCGGTGGCGGCCGCGAACCGCGTGGCCGACCAGCTGAGCGACGGCGTCGCCGCGAACGGCGAGGCCGACATCGTCGTCATGCTCGTCCACGAGGGCGCGGCGACCACGAGCCTCGCGTCGGCGATCGACCCGGCCTCGCGGTTCGGCGACATCGTGCTGAACGCCAACGACAACATCGACGCGATCGTCTCCGGCCACACCCACCTGGCGTACAACCACGTCATCGACGGTCGACCGGTGATCTCCAGCGGCCAGTACGGGCAGAAGTTCAGCAACATGGTGATCGAGTACGACACCCTGAGCGACTCCATCGTCTCGATGCACAACACCGTCTACGACGTCGCCGTGCGCGATGCCGAGGGCGATGTCGTCGGCTACGCCTACAAGGAGGACAACAAGGTCCAGCGCATCGTGGACGACGCGGTCGCCGTCGCCGACGAGCTCGGCAGCGTGGTGCTCGGCACCGCCGATGCGAACTTCGGGCGCGCGGTCGCGGCCGACCCGGCCACCTCGACCTCCTTCCCGGAGAACCGCGGCGGCGAGTCCACGCTCGGCAACTTCGTCGCCGACGTGCAGCTCTGGGCGTTGAACGTCGACGGCACGCGCGACGTGGACGTCACCTTCATGAACCCGGGCGGCCTGCGCGCCGACCTGGCCTCCGGCGAGGTGACCTACGCGGAGGCGGCCGGCGTGCAGCCGTTCGCGAACACCCTCGTGTCCATGGACCTCACGGGCGCACAGCTCAAGCAGGTGCTCGAGGAGCAGTGGCAGCCCGCAGGCGCCTCGCGGCCGTTCCTGAAGCTCGGCGCGAGCGCGGACTTCACCTACACCTACGACCCCGAGGGTCTCGACGGCGACAAGATCACCGAGATGTGGCTCGCCGGCTCGCCCGTCCTGCCCGGTGACACCTACTCGGTCGGCGTGAACTCGTTCCTCGCCTCGGGCGGTGACAACTTCAGCACCTTCGCCGCCGGCACGAACGTGTCCGACAGCGGCAAGATCGACCTGCAGTCGATGGTCGACTACTTCGCCGCGATGGGCAGCGCCGCGCCCGACCTCGCGCAGCGTGCGGTGGGCGTGCACGTGCCCGGCGGAACGACCGTCGCGGGCGGCGCGCAGGTGACCGTCGAGCTCTCCTCGCTCGACTTCACGCGCGACGAGACCGACGCCGACGTGGCCGAGGTCTACGTGGGCGGGGTGCTGGTCGGCAGTGCGCCGATCGACACCGCCTACACGCCGACGACCGACGAGGTCGGCACGGCGACCGTCATCGTGGACGTGCCGGGGAACACCGGCCTCACCACGTTCGATATCGTGGTGCCGAGCACCGGGACGACGAGTTCCTTCACGCTCGACGTCGCTCCGCTCTGA